GCGTGGCGCATGCCGTAGGCCAGCTCCTCATAGCAGGGGGGATTGAAGAGCACCGGCCGCACCACTCCCACCTTGTAGCCCTTGACGTCGCGGTAATAATCCACCACGTCCTTCACCACCCCGGCACCGGAACCCAGGATGACCACCACCATGTCGGCATCCTCGGTGCGGTAGCACTCCACCACCTTGTAGTTGGTGCCGATGAGGCGGTTCATGAGGTTCATGGCCCCCACAAAGCCCCGCTTGAAGAAGCGGTAGGCCAGGTCCTGGGAGACCTCGCCTTCCATGGTGAGGTCGGTGTCGGTGAAGGTGCCGGTTAGGGTGCCGTGCTCAAAATCCGGCTGGTAGAAGCGGTTGGGCGGCCCCACATAAAATTCCAGGAAGGCGTTGGAGAGCTCCCGGATGTTCTCGATGGCGTGGCTTTTGACAAAGCCGTCCCCGATGACCATGGTGGGGAGCATCACCTGCCTGAGCTCCGAGACCTTGAAGGCCACGGGCAGCAGATCATGGAGCTCCTGGTTGTCGGCGGTGACCAACTGCGCCCAGCCGGCGTTGCGCACCGCATAGAAATCGGTGTGGCTGCAGTGGATGGAGAGCGACCCCTTGTTCACCTCCCGGGCCATCACCGTCATGACCACGGGCAGGCGTTTGCCGGCGACGGAAAAGAGATTTTTGGTTTTCAGGAGCAGACCTTGGGAAGAGGTGTTATCAACGTAGCGCCCCCCCTGGGAGGCCATGGCCTCCACCGCGGCGATGGCGGAGAGCTCATCGGAGGGCTGGAAATACATGATCTCCGTGCCCCACAGATTCTTCTGGCCCATGGCCGCAGTGCGGGCGAACTGCTCGGCAATGGGGGTGGAGGGGGTGATGGGATAACCGCACAGCCCGTCGGCCACCCGGGTGAGGATGGAGATGGCCGCCTGATTGCCGTCCATGAGGACCTCTTTCCGGGTCCGCATGGCCTCCAGCAGCCGGTCGGGAATGGCCGACAGGTCCAGATTGAACATTTCCTTGGCGTCGAACCGCTCCCACTCCGCCTGCCAGTCAATCTCCTTGGTGGTCTTCACCTTGGACTGCCTGAGCTTGTGATAGGGGAGCTGCTCCCGCAGGGCATCCAGGTCCACGCGACCCATCAACTGTGCCATAGCCGTCACCTCGTTCCCAAAGGATAATTACATTATCACAAAATATTTTTGGGGTGCAATATCCTTAACAAAATATCTGCCAGGCCTCTCACCTCCCTTGTCCCTGGAGCGGGAGTGATTAATTTAAGCTAAATCTTCCCGGAGGTAAAGGCCATGGCATTGACAATCTGTTGGGTCCACGACCTGGACAAAGCTCTCGCTACCGCCCGGCAGGTGAAAAAGCCGGTGCTGGTGGACTTTTTCAACCCGCAGTGAATCGGCTGCCAGCAGATGGGTGCCGTGACGTACCCACAAGAAGAGGTGGCCCGCTTCGTGGATCTCAACTTCATCCCGGTGCAGATTGAGGTCTCCTACACCGCGCTGATGCAGAAATACGGGGTCTCCTGGACCCCCACCCTGCTCGTCCTGGACGCCGACGGCAAGGAACACTACCGCTCCGTGGGCTTTCTGGGGCCGGAGGCCCTCATCGCCACCCTGTCGGTGGCCAAAGGCCGCTACTACCTGGACCTGGACCAGTACCCGGAAGCCCGGGCCATGTTCGAGGAGGTCATCCAAAGCGCCCGGACACCGGAGGTGGTGCCCGAGGCCATCTTCTTCAACGCCGTGGCCCAATACAAGGAGACCCACAACCCCAAGCCGCTGCGCCAGGCCTACGAGACCCTCACCGCCCGCTACCCCGGCAGCGACTGGACCAAACGGGCCGAACCCTATAAACTGATTCCGGCATAAGACCAATGACCCCGGGGGCCAAGGCCAGCCCTCCCTGGCCCCCGGCAGCCGCCATCCCAATCCACCCCGAGGAGGGACGCCATGCAGGTCACCGTGGGCACGTCCATTCTGGAGCTGGTGGAAGGCGACATCACCCAGCAGGACACCGAGGCCATCGTCAACGCCGCCAACGAACAACTCCGGGTGGGCGGCGGCGTGGATGGCGCCATCAACCGGGCCGGAGGCCCCAAGATCCAGGAGGAGGCCCGCAAAATCGGCTACTGCCCCACCGGCCAGGCCGTCATCACCACCGGCGGCAACCTCAAAGCCCGCTACGTCATCCACGCCGTGGGCCCCATCTACAAAGACGGCCACCACGGCGAACCGGAACTTCTGGCCTCCGCCTACCGGGAAAGCCTGAAACTGGCCTCCGCCAAAGGCATCACCACCATCG
The genomic region above belongs to Desulfobaccales bacterium and contains:
- a CDS encoding O-acetyl-ADP-ribose deacetylase, with the translated sequence MQVTVGTSILELVEGDITQQDTEAIVNAANEQLRVGGGVDGAINRAGGPKIQEEARKIGYCPTGQAVITTGGNLKARYVIHAVGPIYKDGHHGEPELLASAYRESLKLASAKGITTIAFPSLSTGVYGYPVKEAAKIALKTVKDYLKDHPEIKLVRFVLFGHPTYQTFVEALAEV